In Nitrosococcus oceani ATCC 19707, the following proteins share a genomic window:
- the uvrA gene encoding excinuclease ABC subunit UvrA — MSKAFIKVKGARQNNLKGLNLKFPLNELIVITGVSGSGKSSLAFDTIYAEGQRRYVETFSPYARQFLDRMDKPQVDRIEGIPPAIAIDQINPVRTSRSTVGTMTELNDHLKLLFARAGKLYCQGCGQGVRRDTPEGIYKELLLHSQEQDDTPRILITFEITVPENFSFQEVKDQLLRQGYTRFHHQHDQVLEAIQDRVRLEPSRRERIMEALETALKHGRGHVTVYPLDEHRQPQQPWRFSSDLHCPQCDIAYQDPFPSLFSFNSPLGACGTCRGFGRTMGIDYDLVVPDENKTLAEGAIKPWQSASYEECQQDLMRFARKRGIPTRLTWRELTPEQQHWVLAGEGEWEENKWYGVQRFFDWLESKSYKMHIRVLLSKYRAYHLCPTCQGARLKPESLLWRLGTKAGADEVLPDKRRFMPAGVRFSQRRLAALPGLTLHDVMQLSLKRCQQFFAQLTLSAPLDEAADLLLGEIRSRLNYLVEVGLGYLTLDRQSRTLSGGEVQRINLTTALGTSLVNTLFVLDEPSIGLHARDLQRIIRILQRLRDAGNSLLLVEHDSQIMLAADRILDLGPGPGERGGQQVFFGPPQELMQAKRSLTGQYLTGKKRVVSERRKTRKLPASAYVEIRGAAEHNLKNIDVRFPLNGLVCVTGVSGSGKSTLIQEILYKGLRKLKGKPVGTPGRHQALEGHEHIQTVVLVDQSPIGKTTRSNPISYVGALDGLRKAFAAEPLAQERGYHAGTFSFNTGKGRCPTCGGRGFEQVEMQFLSDIYLRCPDCNGQRYRPEILEVKLQPSAQGLGKSIAEVLAMTVAEALDFFADYPEIKRGIEPLQAVGMGYVTLGQPVPTLSGGEAQRLKLAGHLAKARGNKQGRNTLFLLDEPTTGLHFDDIATLLQAFYRLLAEGHSLVVIEHNLEVIQAADWIIDLGPEGGEGGGKVIAMGSPQKVARSQHSHTGQALRDHAQAFDEIFQAASAVGEAPAQYRTACGTAQTEAAPQESGAAAEGNGFIYIHNAREHNLKNIDVQIPRERLTVITGISGSGKSTVAFDILFAEGQRRYLESLNAYARQFVQPAARPDLDAIFGIPPTVAIEQRTSRGGLKSTVATLTEIYHFLRLLFVKLGQQHCPDCKIPIEAQTLEAIQARLMGDYRNRRLGILAPLIVARKGYYTELAKWAAAKGFTHLRVDGTLLPTDPWPRLDRFKEHSIELPVGELKVTPAAEKELHALLEQALNLGQGRVEILLPQKKQKILYSTQRACPSCSRSFGELDPRLFSFNSPQGWCPRCYGTGRVLPNFDGEQTGEEKEWAEKQGNPGQICPTCQGQRLQPEALAVRFQERNIAEFTGMPIAVAEATFQSMKLQGRAADIARDILPELRTRLKFLREVGLSYLTLDRAAPTLSGGEAQRIRLASQLGSNLRGVCYILDEPTIGLHPRDNRMLLNTLGKLEGQGNTIVVVEHDEDTIRRAEHVIDLGPGAGVNGGKVVAAGTVEALLQHPESVTGRCLAQPLPHPLMEKRRPETAEAHLEIRGASLHNLKSLTLRLPLRQLVGVSGVSGSGKSTLIRQVLHGNLLRLLNRKQTAQHKETTTFQGCQEIRGWKAIQRVLEVDQTPIGKTPRSCPATYVGFWDSIRRLFADTPEARIRGYGAGRFSFNTKEGRCPECEGQGVKRIEMSFLPDVTVPCESCRGARFTQETLMIRYKDKNIGEILALSVDQAVEFFAAHKRIHRPLQLLQAVGLGYLSLGQPSPTLSGGEAQRIKLVTELAKAPLNPYRSANQHTLYLLDEPTIGLHMADVEKLIRVLHQLVEVGNTVIVIEHNLDIIAEVDWLIDLGPEGGDGGGQIVAQGTPETVAKVKKNSYTAKFLTRFLKTRRAIN, encoded by the coding sequence ATGTCTAAAGCATTTATCAAGGTCAAGGGCGCACGGCAGAATAACCTTAAAGGGCTTAATCTCAAATTTCCCCTCAATGAGCTGATTGTGATCACGGGAGTCAGCGGCTCGGGTAAATCCTCTCTGGCTTTCGACACCATTTATGCCGAGGGGCAGCGGCGCTATGTGGAAACCTTCTCCCCCTATGCCCGGCAATTTCTGGATCGGATGGACAAGCCCCAAGTGGATCGTATCGAGGGAATTCCCCCGGCCATTGCCATCGATCAAATCAACCCGGTCCGGACCTCCCGCTCCACTGTAGGGACCATGACGGAGTTGAATGATCATCTGAAGCTTTTATTTGCCCGGGCCGGAAAACTTTACTGCCAGGGCTGCGGGCAAGGGGTGCGGCGGGACACGCCGGAGGGTATTTATAAGGAGCTTCTTCTTCACTCCCAAGAACAAGACGACACTCCCCGGATCTTAATCACTTTTGAGATTACCGTTCCCGAAAATTTTTCCTTCCAGGAAGTAAAAGACCAGCTCCTACGGCAGGGCTATACTCGCTTCCATCACCAGCATGATCAGGTATTAGAGGCAATTCAGGATCGGGTCCGCTTGGAGCCGAGCCGGCGGGAGCGGATTATGGAAGCCCTGGAAACGGCTCTCAAACATGGCCGTGGCCATGTTACGGTTTATCCCCTAGATGAGCACCGCCAACCTCAACAGCCCTGGCGCTTTTCTTCTGATCTCCACTGCCCCCAATGTGATATCGCCTACCAGGACCCCTTTCCTAGCCTGTTTTCTTTTAACTCCCCTTTGGGGGCCTGCGGGACCTGCCGGGGCTTTGGCCGGACCATGGGGATTGACTATGATTTAGTGGTACCTGATGAAAATAAAACCCTGGCCGAGGGGGCCATCAAACCCTGGCAGAGCGCCAGCTATGAAGAATGTCAGCAAGATTTGATGCGTTTTGCCCGCAAGCGGGGGATTCCCACTCGCCTCACCTGGCGCGAGCTTACCCCTGAGCAGCAGCATTGGGTGCTGGCGGGAGAAGGGGAATGGGAGGAAAATAAGTGGTATGGAGTCCAGCGTTTTTTCGACTGGCTGGAAAGCAAAAGCTACAAAATGCACATCCGGGTGCTGTTGTCTAAATACCGGGCTTATCATCTTTGCCCCACCTGCCAGGGGGCGCGCCTCAAACCCGAATCCTTGCTGTGGCGGCTGGGAACCAAAGCCGGCGCCGACGAGGTATTACCAGACAAAAGACGGTTTATGCCTGCGGGAGTACGATTCTCCCAGCGGCGATTGGCGGCTTTACCTGGTCTGACCCTCCATGATGTGATGCAGCTTTCCCTTAAACGCTGCCAGCAATTTTTTGCTCAGCTTACCCTATCTGCTCCTTTGGACGAAGCTGCTGATTTGCTGCTAGGTGAGATTCGCTCCCGGCTCAATTATCTGGTGGAGGTGGGGCTAGGTTATCTGACGTTGGACCGTCAATCACGGACCTTAAGCGGGGGAGAAGTGCAGCGGATCAATTTGACCACTGCTTTGGGCACTTCCCTGGTCAATACTTTGTTTGTCTTGGATGAGCCGAGCATTGGTTTACACGCCCGTGATTTGCAGCGCATCATCCGGATACTGCAACGCCTGCGGGATGCGGGCAATTCCCTGCTCCTAGTGGAGCATGATTCCCAGATAATGCTGGCCGCCGACCGCATTTTAGATCTGGGGCCTGGACCGGGAGAACGGGGCGGTCAACAAGTATTTTTCGGCCCTCCCCAGGAATTGATGCAAGCCAAACGTTCCCTCACCGGCCAATACTTGACAGGTAAAAAGCGGGTCGTCTCCGAACGTCGTAAAACCAGAAAGCTCCCAGCGTCGGCCTATGTGGAAATCCGGGGCGCTGCGGAGCACAATCTCAAAAATATTGATGTCCGCTTTCCCCTCAATGGCCTGGTTTGCGTGACCGGCGTTAGCGGTTCGGGTAAATCCACCCTGATTCAAGAAATTCTGTATAAGGGATTACGCAAGCTCAAAGGCAAACCGGTGGGCACACCCGGCCGTCATCAAGCCCTTGAAGGCCATGAACATATTCAGACGGTAGTGTTGGTGGATCAATCCCCTATCGGTAAAACCACCCGCTCTAATCCCATTAGTTATGTGGGCGCCCTGGATGGCCTGCGCAAAGCCTTTGCCGCCGAGCCCCTGGCCCAGGAGCGAGGCTATCATGCCGGCACCTTTAGCTTTAACACCGGGAAGGGACGCTGTCCCACCTGTGGCGGCCGTGGTTTTGAGCAGGTGGAAATGCAGTTTCTCAGCGATATCTATCTGCGCTGCCCCGATTGTAATGGTCAGCGTTACCGACCTGAAATACTGGAGGTCAAACTGCAACCTTCGGCCCAGGGACTGGGCAAATCCATTGCCGAGGTGCTGGCCATGACGGTGGCCGAAGCCCTAGATTTTTTCGCCGATTACCCGGAGATCAAGCGGGGAATCGAACCTCTCCAAGCAGTAGGGATGGGTTATGTGACATTGGGTCAGCCGGTGCCCACCTTAAGTGGAGGCGAAGCCCAGCGGCTTAAACTGGCGGGACACCTGGCCAAGGCGCGGGGGAATAAACAGGGCCGCAACACGCTGTTTTTACTTGACGAACCCACAACGGGCCTCCATTTCGATGATATTGCCACCTTGCTCCAAGCCTTTTACCGCCTACTGGCGGAAGGTCACTCTCTGGTGGTCATTGAACATAACCTGGAGGTAATCCAAGCAGCGGACTGGATCATTGATTTAGGGCCCGAGGGGGGCGAAGGCGGAGGCAAGGTGATCGCTATGGGGTCTCCCCAGAAGGTCGCCCGGTCCCAGCATAGTCACACGGGCCAGGCTTTGCGGGACCACGCCCAAGCGTTTGATGAGATCTTCCAGGCTGCCTCTGCCGTGGGCGAAGCGCCCGCACAATACAGGACAGCCTGCGGAACTGCTCAAACCGAGGCTGCCCCCCAGGAATCGGGCGCGGCAGCAGAAGGCAATGGGTTCATTTATATCCATAATGCCCGGGAGCATAACTTAAAGAATATTGATGTCCAAATTCCCCGGGAGCGCCTTACCGTGATTACCGGCATCTCCGGTTCCGGGAAGAGTACAGTGGCATTTGATATCCTCTTTGCCGAAGGGCAGCGCCGTTATTTGGAATCTCTTAATGCCTATGCCCGGCAGTTTGTTCAACCGGCTGCCCGTCCCGATCTGGACGCCATCTTTGGTATTCCACCCACAGTAGCTATCGAGCAGCGTACCAGCCGAGGGGGACTCAAGAGCACGGTAGCCACCCTCACCGAGATTTACCATTTCCTGCGCCTGCTCTTCGTTAAGCTGGGACAGCAACATTGCCCCGATTGCAAAATTCCCATTGAGGCCCAAACCCTAGAGGCTATCCAGGCCCGGCTTATGGGGGACTATCGGAACCGCCGTTTGGGGATATTGGCCCCCTTGATCGTCGCCCGCAAAGGCTATTATACCGAGCTAGCCAAATGGGCTGCCGCCAAAGGATTTACCCACCTGCGGGTGGATGGGACGCTGCTTCCCACAGATCCCTGGCCTCGGTTGGATCGCTTCAAGGAACACTCCATTGAATTGCCGGTAGGAGAGCTCAAGGTTACCCCCGCAGCAGAAAAAGAACTCCATGCCCTGCTGGAGCAGGCTCTTAATCTGGGCCAGGGCAGGGTGGAAATTCTTCTTCCCCAAAAGAAGCAGAAGATTCTCTACTCAACTCAACGGGCTTGTCCAAGTTGTAGCCGCAGCTTTGGAGAACTGGACCCTCGCCTGTTCTCCTTTAACTCCCCACAAGGTTGGTGCCCCCGCTGTTATGGCACCGGGCGGGTGCTGCCCAATTTTGATGGAGAGCAAACCGGGGAAGAAAAAGAATGGGCCGAGAAGCAGGGAAATCCGGGCCAAATTTGCCCTACTTGCCAGGGACAGCGCTTGCAGCCCGAAGCCCTGGCGGTGCGTTTCCAGGAGCGGAATATTGCTGAATTTACCGGCATGCCAATAGCAGTGGCCGAGGCCACCTTTCAGTCCATGAAGCTGCAAGGGCGGGCGGCGGACATCGCCCGAGATATCCTGCCCGAGCTGCGAACTCGGTTGAAATTCCTCAGAGAGGTGGGATTGTCTTATTTAACGCTGGACCGGGCCGCCCCAACCCTCAGCGGTGGGGAAGCCCAGCGTATCCGCCTAGCTTCCCAGCTCGGCTCCAACCTGCGGGGTGTATGTTATATCCTGGATGAACCCACCATCGGTCTTCATCCCCGGGACAATAGAATGCTTCTGAATACCTTGGGCAAGCTGGAGGGCCAAGGCAATACCATTGTGGTGGTGGAGCATGACGAAGACACTATCCGGCGGGCCGAACATGTCATTGACTTGGGGCCAGGGGCCGGGGTGAATGGAGGCAAAGTGGTGGCTGCGGGCACGGTGGAAGCACTGCTCCAACATCCAGAATCCGTCACCGGGCGCTGCTTGGCCCAACCCTTGCCCCATCCCCTCATGGAAAAGCGCCGCCCCGAAACAGCCGAAGCCCACCTGGAGATTCGGGGAGCTTCCCTGCACAATTTGAAAAGTCTAACTCTCCGTTTACCCCTAAGACAGTTGGTGGGGGTGAGCGGAGTGAGCGGCAGTGGCAAAAGTACTCTGATACGGCAGGTGCTCCATGGGAACCTCCTGCGCCTGCTGAATCGAAAGCAGACGGCCCAACATAAGGAGACTACCACCTTTCAGGGCTGTCAGGAAATTCGTGGCTGGAAAGCTATCCAGCGGGTGCTGGAAGTCGATCAGACCCCCATTGGCAAAACGCCCCGCTCTTGTCCGGCTACCTATGTGGGTTTTTGGGACTCTATCCGGCGTTTGTTTGCCGACACGCCGGAGGCCCGTATCCGGGGTTATGGAGCAGGCCGATTCTCCTTTAATACCAAGGAAGGCCGGTGCCCAGAATGCGAGGGTCAGGGCGTAAAAAGAATTGAAATGAGCTTTTTACCGGATGTGACCGTTCCCTGCGAATCCTGCCGCGGAGCCCGTTTTACCCAAGAAACTCTGATGATCCGCTACAAGGACAAAAACATTGGTGAGATTTTAGCCCTGAGTGTTGATCAAGCCGTTGAGTTTTTTGCCGCCCATAAACGAATTCATCGGCCTTTGCAGTTGCTGCAAGCGGTAGGATTAGGCTACCTGAGCCTTGGTCAACCGAGTCCGACCCTCAGCGGGGGCGAGGCCCAGCGAATTAAGTTGGTGACGGAGCTAGCCAAGGCCCCTCTGAATCCCTATCGTAGTGCTAATCAGCACACCCTTTATCTCTTGGATGAACCCACCATTGGACTCCACATGGCGGATGTGGAAAAACTTATCCGGGTTTTGCACCAGTTGGTGGAAGTGGGCAATACCGTGATCGTCATTGAGCATAATCTGGACATTATTGCCGAGGTGGACTGGCTTATCGACCTGGGTCCGGAAGGAGGTGATGGCGGGGGGCAAATTGTTGCCCAAGGAACACCAGAGACCGTTGCAAAAGTTAAAAAAAATTCTTATACAGCAAAATTCCTTACCCGTTTTTTAAAAACGCGCCGTGCCATAAATTGA
- a CDS encoding DNA-3-methyladenine glycosylase encodes MTDLLPPRFYARDALEVAADLLGASLCREQVVLRITEVEAYRWPEDTANHGRHGQTLRNEPLWGPPGRVYLYLCYGIHHLLNLVTGEEGQAAAVLIRACEPVAGLDLIQRRRRGKIKPGLLTGPGKVGAALGLDLSWNHHPLYEPGGLEVRRGTPVAALLAGPRVGIAYAHPEHRDAPWRLAIPDNPWVSCRSQLQPRQQN; translated from the coding sequence ATGACAGATCTACTACCCCCCCGCTTCTATGCCCGGGATGCCCTGGAGGTGGCCGCCGATTTGCTGGGGGCCTCGCTCTGCCGGGAACAGGTGGTGTTGCGGATCACGGAGGTGGAAGCCTACCGCTGGCCGGAGGATACCGCCAACCATGGCCGCCATGGCCAGACCTTGCGGAATGAACCCCTCTGGGGGCCGCCGGGGCGAGTCTACCTTTATCTGTGCTATGGCATCCATCATCTTCTTAATCTGGTGACAGGGGAAGAAGGACAGGCCGCGGCGGTATTGATTCGCGCCTGCGAGCCGGTAGCCGGCCTTGATCTCATCCAGCGCCGCCGCCGGGGTAAAATAAAGCCAGGCTTACTGACCGGGCCGGGAAAAGTGGGCGCGGCGTTGGGGCTGGATTTAAGCTGGAATCATCATCCCCTTTATGAACCGGGGGGGCTGGAGGTCCGCCGGGGAACCCCGGTGGCAGCGCTATTGGCGGGGCCGCGGGTGGGGATTGCCTATGCCCATCCTGAACATCGGGATGCTCCCTGGCGCTTGGCGATCCCGGATAATCCCTGGGTGAGCTGCCGTTCCCAACTCCAGCCCCGCCAGCAAAACTAG
- a CDS encoding tyrosine-type recombinase/integrase, translating into MFPARSLSVDPLSGLTRRHHIDQSLINKAIKAAVRQAGITKRVSAHTFRHSFATHLLQRGIDIRTIQDLLGHRDLETTMIYTHVLNQGGHGVTSPLDDLEG; encoded by the coding sequence GTGTTTCCGGCCCGTTCGCTATCGGTAGATCCTCTGTCGGGTTTGACTCGACGCCATCATATAGATCAATCGCTGATTAATAAGGCGATCAAGGCTGCGGTTCGACAAGCGGGTATTACTAAGCGAGTTTCTGCACATACCTTTCGGCACAGTTTTGCCACGCATTTGCTGCAACGCGGCATTGATATTCGAACGATTCAAGACTTGCTTGGACATCGTGATTTAGAAACGACGATGATTTATACCCATGTTTTAAATCAGGGCGGTCATGGGGTGACAAGTCCATTGGACGATTTGGAGGGATAG
- a CDS encoding tyrosine-type recombinase/integrase, whose product MSRIKSPTLLEDVRRIMRLKHYSLHTERSYCERIKNALVFLYKQVLDMPLTKRIEAIRSKTSRRVPVVLSLDEIRQVLPRVEGVAQLVVKLLYGSGLRISEAVRLRVQDLDYDYKQTTVRSGKGDKDRVTPLSAAMIPLLQNHFRKGQGDSRAGFGRRLRCSVFAVCAGKKISSCRTGMGLAICVSGPFAIGRSSVGFDSTPSYRSIAD is encoded by the coding sequence ATGTCAAGAATCAAATCGCCAACCTTGCTGGAAGATGTTCGCCGCATCATGCGGCTCAAGCATTATTCGCTGCACACCGAGCGCTCTTATTGCGAGCGGATTAAAAATGCGTTGGTGTTTTTATACAAGCAGGTTCTGGATATGCCGCTGACCAAGCGTATCGAGGCCATTCGCTCCAAAACCAGTCGGCGTGTGCCAGTAGTGTTGTCGTTGGACGAGATCAGGCAAGTATTGCCACGGGTTGAAGGCGTGGCGCAGTTAGTGGTGAAACTGTTATACGGCAGCGGCTTACGGATTAGCGAGGCCGTTCGGTTGCGGGTGCAGGATCTCGATTACGATTATAAACAGACTACCGTGCGCTCTGGTAAGGGCGATAAAGACAGGGTAACCCCGCTTTCTGCGGCCATGATACCGTTACTGCAAAATCATTTTAGAAAAGGTCAAGGCGATTCACGAGCAGGATTTGGCCGACGGCTTCGGTGCAGTGTATTTGCCGTATGCGCTGGCAAAAAAATATCCTCATGCCGAACGGGAATGGGGCTGGCAATATGTGTTTCCGGCCCGTTCGCTATCGGTAGATCCTCTGTCGGGTTTGACTCGACGCCATCATATAGATCAATCGCTGATTAA